In a genomic window of Cuculus canorus isolate bCucCan1 chromosome Z, bCucCan1.pri, whole genome shotgun sequence:
- the CZH9orf24 gene encoding spermatid-specific manchette-related protein 1 isoform X1 codes for MFLFSRKYKTPISTYTDHYRPPCTVRKTINDRVYYKLWDTNKFVTKGLTLSRQENMTTQGEPEKYYQHANDSASHWPEKYCLTRTEEKYNPVVVNEDKQITWKTGPYHSTTWNKQTSYVNLQPKETRVETFLHGVPVPCPSKHVCLDRFEREVITETMPVGAAVKKGPFQGHYSLCSAHHYCPQGMECYVDGIPVIRGHFHTPGERAEHSVLQIQPHSNLVYLYTPTLSTFHVHEP; via the exons ATGTTCCTCTTCTCAAGAAAGTACAAGACCCCCATCAGCACTTACACTGACCACTACCGCCCACCATGCACCGTGAGGAAAACCATCAACGACCGTGTCTATTACAAGCTCTGGGACACAAACAAGTTTGTGACAAAG GGATTAACATTGAGCCGACAGGAAAACATGACGACCCAAGGTGAGCCTGAGAAGTACTACCAGCATGCCAACGACTCCGCTTCCCACTGGCCTGAGAAGTACTGTCTGACCAGGACTGAAG AGAAGTACAACCCAGTTGTTGTCAACGAGGACAAACAAATCACCTGGAAAACAGGTCCATACCACAGCACAACCTGGAATAAGCAGACCTCTTACGTCAACCTGCAGCCCAAG GAGACAAGGGTGGAGACCTTCCTGCACGGTGTACCTGTGCCATGCCCCTCGAAACACGTCTGCCTCGATCGATTTG AGAGGGAGGTGATCACTGAAACAATGCCTGTGGGCGCTGCAGTAAAGAAAGGACCCTTCCAGGGCCACTACAGTCTCTGCTCTGCACACCACTACTGCCCGCAAGGGATGGAGTGCTACGTTGATGGGATTCCTGTCATCAGAGGGCATTTCCACACACCAGGAGAGAGGGCT GAGCATTCAGTGCTGCAGATACAGCCCCACAGCAATCTTGTGTACCTCTACACGCCAACCCTATCCACCTTCCACGTACACGAGCCCTAG
- the CZH9orf24 gene encoding spermatid-specific manchette-related protein 1 isoform X2: protein MFLFSRKYKTPISTYTDHYRPPCTVRKTINDRVYYKLWDTNKFVTKGLTLSRQENMTTQGEPEKYYQHANDSASHWPEKYCLTRTEEKYNPVVVNEDKQITWKTGPYHSTTWNKQTSYVNLQPKETRVETFLHGVPVPCPSKHVCLDRFEREVITETMPVGAAVKKGPFQGHYSLCSAHHYCPQGMECYVDGIPVIRGHFHTPGERAVGLK from the exons ATGTTCCTCTTCTCAAGAAAGTACAAGACCCCCATCAGCACTTACACTGACCACTACCGCCCACCATGCACCGTGAGGAAAACCATCAACGACCGTGTCTATTACAAGCTCTGGGACACAAACAAGTTTGTGACAAAG GGATTAACATTGAGCCGACAGGAAAACATGACGACCCAAGGTGAGCCTGAGAAGTACTACCAGCATGCCAACGACTCCGCTTCCCACTGGCCTGAGAAGTACTGTCTGACCAGGACTGAAG AGAAGTACAACCCAGTTGTTGTCAACGAGGACAAACAAATCACCTGGAAAACAGGTCCATACCACAGCACAACCTGGAATAAGCAGACCTCTTACGTCAACCTGCAGCCCAAG GAGACAAGGGTGGAGACCTTCCTGCACGGTGTACCTGTGCCATGCCCCTCGAAACACGTCTGCCTCGATCGATTTG AGAGGGAGGTGATCACTGAAACAATGCCTGTGGGCGCTGCAGTAAAGAAAGGACCCTTCCAGGGCCACTACAGTCTCTGCTCTGCACACCACTACTGCCCGCAAGGGATGGAGTGCTACGTTGATGGGATTCCTGTCATCAGAGGGCATTTCCACACACCAGGAGAGAGGGCT GTGGGACTCAAGTAA
- the LOC104056544 gene encoding myogenesis-regulating glycosidase, translating into MYTFLPENFTPVKQKPSKELRPMLGAILLGLILFIAAIVAWCYYTVSLRKAERLKTELMDLRADGFVIRNQNGEVVFRLAFRSGSLDLESCSKEGEILSCTRSGRGPLNFFIQTVKPKDTVMCYRVRWEELAPGPAVEHTMFWEDAHWYGGSEMSVQHWPIRLAGYQEPVPYVTSDVYSFRDSFGGILERYWLSSKAAAIKINDSVPFHLGYNATERTLFFQARYKDSPYKPPPGQQPFPELSYRVCVGSDVTSIHKYMVRRYFNKPSKIPAENAFRYPIWSTWALYKNDIDQDKLLRFAEKIKKYRFNCSHIEIDDMYTQAYGDFDFDPIKFPNVTEMFAKLREDGFKVTLWTHPFINYNSSNFGVGIERQLFIKEPSGRLPAMVEWWNGIGAILDFTNPAARDWFQSHLRQLRHKYGISSFKFDAGETSYLPKQFSTFRPLSDPSIWSRRYTEMAIPFYELAEVRVGYQSQNISCFFRIIDRDSVWGYELGLKSLIPTVLTISMLGYPFISADMIGGNFFPNKTDGAVEIPDRELYVRWLELSAFMPSMQFSIPPWLYDKEVVEIAQKFTELHESLVAPLLLELAGEVTDTGDPIIRPIWWISPSDEAAHKIDSQFLIGDTLMVAPVLEMGKQERDVYLPAGKWRSYKGELFEKTPVLLTDYPVDLDEVAYFLWVS; encoded by the coding sequence ATGTACACCTTCCTGCCTGAGAACTTCACGCCAGTGAAGCAGAAGCCCTCCAAGGAGCTGAGACCCATGCTCGGGGCCATCTTGCTGGGTCTCATCCTGTTCATTGCTGCGATCGTGGCCTGGTGCTACTATACAGTGTCGCTGAGGAAGGCAGAGCGGCTCAAGACAGAGCTGATGGACCTGCGGGCAGATGGCTTCGTCATCAGGAACCAGAATGGAGAAGTGGTCTTCCGTCTGGCCTTCCGCTCAGGCAGCCTCGACCTGGAGTCGTGCTCCAAGGAGGGTGAGATTTTGAGCTGCACGCGGTCGGGCAGAGGGCCACTCAACTTCTTCATCCAGACGGTGAAGCCCAAGGACACGGTGATGTGTTACCGCGTGCGCTGGGAGGAGCTGGCGCCCGGCCCGGCGGTGGAGCACACCATGTTCTGGGAGGATGCCCACTGGTACGGGGGCTCAGAGATGAGCGTCCAGCACTGGCCCATCCGCCTGGCCGGCTACCAGGAGCCTGTGCCCTACGTGACGAGCGACGTCTACTCCTTTCGCGACAGCTTTGGTGGCATCCTTGAGCGCTACTGGCTCTCCTCCAAGGCAGCAGCCATCAAGATCAACGACTCCGTGCCCTTCCACCTGGGATACAACGCCACTGAGCGCACCCTCTTCTTCCAGGCTCGCTACAAGGATTCTCCCTACAAGCCCCCACCGGGGCAGCAGCCCTTCCCCGAGCTCAGCTACCGCGTCTGCGTGGGCTCTGACGTCACATCCATCCACAAGTACATGGTGCGCCGGTACTTCAACAAGCCCTCCAAGATCCCTGCTGAGAATGCCTTCCGATACCCCATCTGGTCCACCTGGGCCCTGTACAAGAATGACATCGATCAGGATAAACTCTTGAGGTTTGCTGAAAAGATCAAGAAGTACCGTTTCAACTGCAGCCACATTGAAATCGATGACATGTATACTCAAGCCTATGGGGACTTTGACTTTGACCCCATCAAGTTCCCCAATGTGACAGAGATGTTTGCAAAACTGAGGGAGGATGGGTTCAAGGTCACCCTGTGGACTCACCCTTTCATAAACTATAATTCTTCCAATTTTGGGGTGGGTATTGAGCGTCAGCTGTTCATCAAGGAGCCATCAGGGAGGCTGCCAGCTATGGTGGAATGGTGGAATGGCATCGGAGCCATCCTGGACTTCACCAACCCAGCAGCCCGGGACTGGTTCCAGAGCCACCTGCGCCAGCTCCGACACAAGTATGGCATCTCATCCTTCAAGTTTGATGCAGGTGAGACCAGCTACCTACCCAAGCAGTTCAGCACCTTCCGCCCACTCTCCGACCCCAGCATCTGGTCACGGCGCTACACAGAGATGGCCATCCCCTTCTATGAGCTGGCTGAGGTGCGAGTGGGCTACCAGTCGCAGAACATCTCCTGCTTCTTCCGTATCATTGACCGTGACTCTGTCTGGGGCTATGAGCTCGGCCTCAAGTCCCTCATCCCCACAGTGCTCACCATCAGCATGCTGGGCTACCCCTTCATATCCGCTGACATGATTGGGGGAAATTTTTTCCCGAACAAGACAGACGGGGCAGTGGAGATCCCTGACCGTGAGCTGTATGTGCGGTGGCTGGAGCTGTCGGCCTTCATGCCCTCCATGCAGTTCTCCATCCCCCCCTGGCTCTATgacaaggaggtggtggagattGCACAGAAGTTCACAGAGCTTCATGAGTCGCTGGTGGCCCCGCTGTTGCTGGAGTTGGCCGGGGAGGTCACGGACACAGGCGACCCCATCATCCGTCCCATCTGGTGGATCTCTCCCAGTGATGAGGCCGCTCACAAGATCGACTCCCAGTTCCTCATTGGTGATACCCTCATGGTGGCCCCCGTCCTTGAGATGGGCAAGCAGGAGCGTGACGTCTACCTGCCAGCGGGCAAGTGGCGCAGCTACAAGGGGGAGTTGTTTGAGAAGACCCCAGTGCTGCTCACGGACTATCCTGTCGACTTGGATGAAGTCGCCTATTTCCTCTGGGTTTCCTAA